The following coding sequences lie in one Alicyclobacillus curvatus genomic window:
- a CDS encoding PAS domain S-box protein, translated as MGALVDRTLLLILTFVLLFASMYMSIDNFFEASYQSKNSTNGQEDQQRRWFMWLASISLTISILTNLWLNPLHSDANTTSFGMVDVASIIVGMVLTHLTVRMSVKWNHRLSLFLASLALTAAIFVVHFGTDSSLDKSVLTPSHFAQLFLDTALLYTFCLLGLLLLRGRRFSANTRSFLSTSVLTLSILGYHDATSLHTRTVGNSAIAAHSFVLSTGSIRLSAVSQVMFTVAILLILTNGFLNRYLHRRQRVLAESISEAMTRQQGLVFMLIPDHDTYVFRICDGDLLYKMGWSPQGIRGRSIEDIAADLGKSPIDWLYYCHSAMSGEDIVFDTEIRGIRLLVSMRTLQRDGVNIAVVGSGIETTSLQHAKRALSDIEQKYRLIVENTSDLILILSATGQIRFVSKSSESLLGFSYRELRGTSVVPLLTTKGRRPALKQFATMRRTGQPIMIEHGLLHKDGTIRTFESRCVPICSAARGLENVVVVGRDITERKRNDEMLRRSENLSVLGQLAAGMAHEIRNPLTAIRGFIQLLEDEQASNPYWPVILNETKQIEDIVTEFLSLSKPQAEERALLDLGQLLHEVQILMSSQAILKNTKVELTVPQTVIIRGVPHQLKQVFTNVVKNAIEAIDGGGRVHIEVLQRDTHAVVIIRDNGPGIEPNILRKLGEPFYSTKSKGTGLGLLISNKIVQEHSGVLNISSRLGMGTSVELEFPAVLVQEVATNR; from the coding sequence GTGGGTGCACTGGTCGACCGAACGCTGTTGCTGATTCTGACGTTCGTACTCCTGTTTGCCTCCATGTACATGTCTATCGACAATTTCTTCGAAGCGAGTTATCAGTCGAAGAATAGCACAAACGGGCAAGAGGACCAACAGCGTCGGTGGTTTATGTGGCTCGCTTCCATTAGCCTGACCATCAGTATCCTGACGAATCTTTGGTTGAACCCACTGCATTCGGATGCAAATACGACGTCATTTGGGATGGTGGATGTCGCCTCTATTATTGTCGGTATGGTCCTAACCCATTTGACCGTACGAATGTCCGTGAAGTGGAATCACCGGCTAAGCCTGTTCTTAGCAAGCCTAGCTCTGACAGCAGCCATATTTGTCGTACACTTTGGAACGGACAGTTCATTGGACAAGTCGGTGCTGACACCTTCACATTTTGCGCAACTTTTCCTCGACACTGCACTCCTTTACACTTTCTGCCTTTTAGGTCTGTTGCTGTTGCGTGGGCGGCGATTCTCCGCGAATACCCGGTCTTTTCTATCAACGAGCGTCCTGACTCTATCCATCCTCGGTTATCACGATGCAACGTCGCTTCACACCAGGACTGTGGGGAATTCGGCAATAGCAGCCCACTCCTTCGTACTGTCGACAGGTAGCATTCGCCTGTCTGCAGTCAGCCAGGTGATGTTCACGGTGGCGATTTTGCTCATTCTCACGAACGGCTTTCTCAATCGCTACCTGCATCGGCGTCAACGTGTACTGGCCGAAAGTATTTCGGAAGCCATGACGCGCCAGCAGGGCCTCGTCTTTATGTTGATTCCGGACCACGATACGTACGTGTTCCGTATCTGTGACGGCGACCTTTTGTATAAGATGGGCTGGTCTCCACAGGGAATCCGTGGCCGATCCATTGAAGACATCGCCGCGGATTTAGGGAAATCGCCCATCGATTGGCTCTATTACTGTCACTCAGCGATGTCCGGTGAAGACATCGTGTTTGACACAGAAATTCGCGGAATCCGGCTCCTCGTTTCTATGCGGACCTTGCAGCGAGATGGAGTGAACATTGCTGTTGTCGGATCGGGAATTGAAACCACTTCACTTCAACACGCCAAACGAGCGTTGTCGGACATTGAACAGAAGTATCGGCTGATTGTCGAAAATACATCTGACCTGATTCTCATCCTGTCCGCGACCGGACAAATCCGGTTTGTGTCCAAGTCGTCCGAAAGTTTGCTCGGCTTCTCTTATCGAGAGCTTCGCGGCACCTCAGTCGTGCCGCTGTTGACGACTAAAGGGCGTCGTCCTGCTCTAAAGCAGTTCGCAACGATGCGGCGCACTGGCCAACCCATCATGATTGAGCACGGGTTGTTGCATAAAGACGGGACTATCCGGACCTTTGAATCGCGCTGCGTACCCATTTGCTCTGCTGCGCGAGGACTTGAAAACGTCGTTGTCGTAGGTCGGGACATTACGGAACGCAAACGCAATGACGAAATGCTCCGCCGTTCTGAAAACCTCTCTGTGCTCGGACAGTTGGCCGCGGGGATGGCGCATGAGATTCGCAACCCGCTGACGGCTATCCGCGGGTTTATACAATTGCTCGAAGACGAGCAGGCGAGTAATCCATATTGGCCCGTCATTTTGAACGAAACCAAACAGATTGAGGACATTGTCACTGAATTTCTATCGCTGTCGAAGCCGCAGGCAGAGGAGCGCGCACTGCTTGACTTGGGGCAGCTTCTTCATGAGGTGCAAATCCTCATGAGCTCGCAAGCCATTTTGAAAAATACCAAAGTCGAGCTGACAGTGCCGCAGACCGTCATCATTCGGGGCGTCCCGCACCAATTGAAGCAGGTGTTCACCAATGTCGTAAAAAATGCGATTGAAGCCATTGATGGCGGCGGCCGGGTGCACATCGAAGTTTTGCAGCGAGACACACATGCCGTTGTCATCATCCGCGACAACGGACCCGGTATTGAACCCAACATATTGAGGAAGTTGGGGGAACCATTCTACTCCACAAAAAGCAAAGGTACGGGGCTCGGGTTGCTCATCTCAAATAAAATCGTGCAGGAACACAGCGGAGTCCTTAACATCTCCAGTCGACTTGGAATGGGCACGTCTGTAGAACTCGAGTTCCCTGCAGTACTCGTACAGGAGGTCGCAACCAATCGATGA